The Melitaea cinxia chromosome 21, ilMelCinx1.1, whole genome shotgun sequence genome has a window encoding:
- the LOC123664065 gene encoding glutamate-gated chloride channel has protein sequence MDVTRPSCALLVLLVLYILNLATCMNAKINFREKEKQILDQILGPGRYDARIRPSGINGTGDAPTLVRVNLYLRSISKIDDYKMEYSVQLTFREQWLDERLKFNNLGGRLKYLTLTEANRVWMPDLFFSNEKEGHFHNIIMPNVYIRIFPNGNVLYSIRISLTLSCPMNLKLYPLDKQTCSLRMASYGWTTDDLVFLWKEGDPVQVVKNLHLPRFTLEKFLTDYCNSKTNTGEYSCLKVDLLFKREFSYYLIQIYIPCCMLVIVSWVSFWLDQGAVPARVSLGVTTLLTMATQSSGINASLPPVSYTKAIDVWTGVCLTFVFGALLEFALVNYASRSDMHRENMKKTRREMEAAASMDAASDLLDTDSNTTFAMKPLMRGGVVDSKMRQCEIHMTPPRKNCCRLWMSKFPTRSKRIDVISRITFPLVFALFNLAYWSTYLFRDEDEEK, from the exons ATGTATGAATGCGAAGATAAACTTCAGGGAGAAAGAGAAGCAAATCCTGGATCAGATTCTTGGTCCAGGACGCTACGATGCCCGTATTCGACCTTCCGGGATCAATGGAACTG GCGATGCGCCAACGTTAGTCCGCGTCAACCTGTATCTTCGATCCATCAGCAAAATAGATGATTATAAAATG GAATATTCTGTTCAGTTGACGTTCAGGGAGCAATGGTTAGATGAAAGACTCAAGTTTAATAATTTGGGCG GTCGTCTCAAATACTTAACCTTGACTGAAGCGAACAGAGTATGGATGCCAGATCTGTTCTTTTCCAATGAAAAAGAAGGCCACTTTCACAACATCATCATGCCGAACGTCTACATTAGGATCTTCCCCAATGGAAACGTGCTCTACAGCATCCGAATTTCTCTCACCCTCTCCTGCCCGATGAATCTCAAGCTATACCCACTGGACAAACAGACCTGCTCCTTGCGAATGGCCAGTT ATGGCTGGACGACAGATGACCTCGTGTTCCTGTGGAAGGAGGGCGACCCGGTCCAGGTTGTGAAGAACCTCCACCTGCCTCGCTTTACGCTCGAGAAGTTCCTCACTGATTACTGCAACAGCAAGACTAATACTG GTGAATACAGTTGCCTAAAAGTGGATCTGTTGTTCAAGAGAGAGTTCAGTTACTACCTCATTCAGATCTATATCCCTTGCTGCATGTTGGTCATTGTGTCCTGGGTGTCATTCTGGCTGGACCAGGGAGCTGTTCCAGCGCGTGTATCGCTTG GAGTGACCACTCTCCTAACAATGGCAACACAGTCGTCCGGCATCAACGCCTCCCTACCCCCCGTCTCATATACCAAAGCCATTGACGTATGGACGGGGGTATGTCTAACATTCGTGTTTGGAGCGTTGCTGGAGTTCGCTCTGGTCAACTACGCCTCTCGTTCTGACATGCACCGAGAGAACATGAAGAAGACAAGAAGGGAGATGGAAGCCGCCGCTAGTATGGACGCAGCGTCAGATCTTCTAGATACTGACAGCAACACGACATTCGCGATG AAACCGCTGATGCGCGGCGGCGTGGTGGACTCCAAGATGCGGCAGTGCGAGATCCATATGACGCCCCCGCGCAAGAACTGCTGCCGCTTGTGGATGTCGAAGTTCCCGACTCGCTCCAAGCGGATAGACGTCATCTCCAGGATCACCTTCCCGCTTGTATTCGCGCTCTTCAACTTGGCTTACTG GTCGACGTACCTGTTCCGCGACGAGGACGAGGAGAAGTGA